A DNA window from Pseudomonas resinovorans NBRC 106553 contains the following coding sequences:
- a CDS encoding S24 family peptidase: MKALKLSSKVLSLKVGVSKGSVSHWTSGANKTGGERLIALAKALECDAAWLATGEGHPTPTTAISTYGQASIAGESREATTAIILELLKKHAGKSLNAAAKLRVAEAVAESLETSLYKVRESAESAAAQLEVREGDICIPHLDLKALEPHGKLPADYSEAVRSLTVSESFLREQGLRYTSADQLAVVTQWGQGMEGTINDRDPVIVDCGVNEFGGEGLYVVSWRNHLYIKRVQMEDADYYKLISDNAKYENQKAGIEDVVFHAKVLLIWSVRKV; this comes from the coding sequence ATGAAAGCGCTGAAGCTGAGCTCAAAGGTGCTCTCCCTCAAGGTGGGCGTAAGCAAAGGCTCCGTCAGCCATTGGACCAGCGGCGCGAACAAGACGGGTGGCGAACGCCTGATTGCCCTCGCCAAAGCCCTGGAATGCGACGCCGCCTGGCTCGCCACAGGCGAAGGCCACCCCACCCCCACCACGGCAATCAGCACCTATGGCCAGGCCTCCATTGCTGGCGAATCCCGGGAAGCCACCACAGCCATTATCCTGGAGCTGCTGAAGAAGCACGCGGGCAAGAGCCTGAACGCCGCCGCCAAACTACGCGTCGCCGAGGCCGTGGCCGAAAGCCTGGAAACCAGCCTGTACAAGGTCCGTGAATCCGCCGAGTCCGCTGCCGCTCAACTCGAGGTTCGAGAAGGCGATATCTGCATTCCCCATCTCGACCTCAAGGCCCTGGAACCCCACGGCAAACTGCCCGCCGACTACAGCGAGGCCGTGCGCAGCCTCACTGTCAGCGAATCATTCCTGCGGGAACAAGGCTTGCGCTACACCAGTGCCGACCAGCTTGCCGTCGTCACCCAGTGGGGACAGGGCATGGAAGGCACGATTAATGATCGGGACCCGGTCATTGTCGATTGCGGTGTGAATGAATTCGGCGGAGAAGGCCTGTATGTGGTCAGCTGGCGTAACCATCTTTACATCAAGCGGGTGCAGATGGAGGATGCCGACTACTACAAGCTGATTTCGGACAACGCGAAGTACGAGAACCAGAAGGCCGGGATCGAAGACGTGGTCTTCCACGCCAAGGTGCTGCTGATCTGGAGCGTTCGGAAGGTCTGA
- a CDS encoding MerR family transcriptional regulator, whose protein sequence is MLEPSHNDELPPIPGKRYFTIGEVSELCAVKPHVLRYWEQEFPQLNPVKRRGNRRYYQRQDVLMIRQIRALLYDQGFTIGGARQRLSGDEAKEDTTQYKQLIRQMIAELEDVLHVLRK, encoded by the coding sequence ATGCTGGAACCAAGTCATAACGACGAGCTACCGCCCATTCCAGGCAAGCGGTACTTCACTATTGGCGAAGTTAGTGAACTCTGCGCAGTCAAGCCCCACGTGCTGCGTTACTGGGAGCAGGAATTTCCCCAGCTCAACCCAGTAAAGCGGCGCGGGAACCGGCGCTACTACCAACGCCAGGATGTGCTGATGATTCGGCAGATCCGGGCACTGTTGTACGACCAAGGCTTCACCATCGGCGGGGCGCGCCAGCGCCTCTCCGGAGACGAAGCCAAGGAAGACACCACGCAGTACAAGCAGCTCATCCGCCAGATGATCGCTGAGCTCGAGGATGTCCTCCACGTTTTGCGAAAGTGA
- the qatB gene encoding Qat anti-phage system associated protein QatB: MGTSQNSDGPGKGVPMVPPWTPPLPPMPPAPLPVPPQPPEPPEPPAQLAPEPPDPGEDQVDQDGQSDEFPDGDNEPKTAPSSPPPLAPPGRFGGARKGLGDYARSGDRSGLQRSLKHYVKHGYGGAKTTTARFGGTAAVAAMLGGTLQSVAEGTSQANANPVDPVLLNGRSASEVMDALVEAVRPVDGTQDAEAERASIRGSLSDVLVKYPNADLLNLAPEERAYAIERFTAMDVFHRYELDLGKTVQEKASSALVAVRRLKEIKEYIKECVSASFRTIAANGARLTTGRISQVVTQALQETFEVFEGYVE, encoded by the coding sequence ATGGGAACGTCACAAAATAGCGACGGGCCAGGCAAGGGGGTGCCGATGGTGCCTCCGTGGACGCCTCCGTTGCCGCCGATGCCACCGGCACCACTACCTGTCCCACCTCAGCCTCCAGAGCCTCCAGAGCCACCGGCTCAGCTAGCCCCTGAGCCGCCAGATCCTGGAGAGGATCAGGTTGATCAGGATGGGCAGTCTGATGAATTCCCTGACGGTGATAACGAGCCCAAGACTGCACCGTCGTCGCCACCTCCATTAGCGCCGCCAGGCCGCTTTGGGGGTGCGCGCAAGGGATTAGGTGACTACGCCAGGAGCGGTGATCGCAGCGGCCTTCAACGCAGCCTAAAGCACTACGTCAAACATGGGTACGGGGGTGCCAAGACCACTACGGCTCGATTTGGTGGTACGGCGGCTGTTGCCGCGATGCTGGGCGGTACCCTTCAGTCGGTGGCGGAAGGAACCAGTCAGGCCAATGCGAATCCCGTTGACCCCGTCCTGCTGAACGGTCGATCTGCTTCGGAAGTCATGGACGCGCTAGTCGAGGCCGTACGGCCTGTCGATGGGACTCAAGATGCAGAGGCAGAGCGGGCATCGATTCGGGGTTCGCTGTCCGATGTCCTCGTGAAGTATCCCAACGCCGATCTGCTTAACCTGGCTCCTGAAGAGCGGGCCTACGCTATCGAGCGCTTCACCGCGATGGATGTGTTTCACCGGTACGAGCTTGATTTGGGGAAAACCGTCCAGGAGAAGGCATCATCGGCCCTGGTTGCAGTGCGTCGGCTGAAGGAGATCAAGGAGTACATCAAGGAATGTGTATCGGCCTCTTTTCGCACCATTGCTGCCAATGGCGCACGGTTGACGACAGGGCGCATTTCCCAAGTCGTGACCCAGGCACTACAGGAGACGTTTGAGGTCTTTGAGGGGTATGTCGAATGA
- the ihfA gene encoding integration host factor subunit alpha, with protein sequence MGALTKAEMAERLYEELGLNKREAKELVELFFEEIRQALEHNEQVKLSGFGNFDLRDKRQRPGRNPKTGEEIPITARRVVTFRPGQKLKARVEAYAGTKS encoded by the coding sequence ATGGGGGCTCTGACGAAAGCTGAGATGGCTGAACGTCTTTACGAAGAGCTTGGCCTGAATAAACGGGAAGCCAAGGAACTGGTGGAGCTGTTCTTCGAGGAGATCCGTCAGGCGCTGGAGCACAACGAACAGGTGAAGTTGTCCGGGTTCGGCAATTTCGACTTGCGCGACAAGCGCCAGCGGCCTGGCCGAAACCCGAAGACCGGAGAGGAAATCCCGATCACGGCTCGCCGTGTCGTCACTTTCCGTCCAGGGCAGAAACTCAAAGCCAGGGTCGAAGCTTATGCTGGAACCAAGTCATAA
- a CDS encoding IS3 family transposase (programmed frameshift) — protein sequence MSNQRYPEEFKIEAVKQVTERGLPVAEVAARLGMSVHSLYAWIKRYGKPQAQRQQDDDQQAELRRLRAELKRVTEERDIPKKGRRVLCQGVRLKYAFISKLSVEYPVRRLCQTLKVHPSGYYAWLTEPKSVRAKEDQRLLGLIKHAWLESGGVYGYRKIHDDLRELGESCGRHRVARLMRGEGLRSQTGYRRRPGYYGGRPTVASPNRLERQFNVSEPNKVWVTDITYIRTYEGWLYLAVVLDLFSRQVIGWSMKPRMCSDLAIDALLMAVWRRKPKQEVMIHSDQGSQFSSSDWQSFLKANNLISSMSRRGNCHDNAVAESFFQLLKRERIRRKTYGTREEARSDVFDYIEMFYNPKRRHSSAMQLSPVEFEKRYFQSLESV from the exons ATGAGCAACCAGCGTTACCCCGAAGAATTCAAAATCGAAGCGGTCAAACAAGTGACCGAGCGCGGCCTCCCCGTAGCCGAGGTGGCAGCGCGGTTAGGCATGTCGGTGCATAGCCTGTATGCCTGGATCAAGCGCTACGGCAAGCCCCAGGCGCAGCGGCAGCAAGACGACGATCAGCAGGCCGAACTGCGTCGTCTGCGCGCCGAACTCAAGCGAGTGACCGAAGAGCGAGACATCC CTAAAAAAGGCCGCCGCGTACTTTGCCAAGGAGTCCGGCTGAAGTACGCCTTCATCAGCAAGCTGTCGGTGGAGTACCCGGTTCGACGTCTCTGCCAGACCCTGAAAGTGCATCCCAGCGGTTACTACGCCTGGCTGACCGAGCCGAAATCCGTACGCGCCAAGGAAGATCAGCGCCTACTCGGGTTGATCAAACATGCCTGGCTGGAAAGCGGTGGGGTCTACGGCTATCGCAAGATTCACGACGACCTGCGTGAGCTGGGGGAGTCCTGTGGCCGGCACCGCGTGGCTCGCCTGATGCGAGGAGAAGGGCTGCGCTCACAGACCGGCTATCGGCGGCGCCCCGGCTATTACGGCGGCCGGCCAACGGTGGCTTCGCCCAATCGCCTGGAGCGGCAATTCAACGTTAGTGAACCGAACAAGGTCTGGGTCACCGACATCACCTACATCCGCACCTATGAAGGCTGGCTGTATTTGGCGGTGGTGCTGGATCTGTTTTCACGCCAGGTGATCGGCTGGTCGATGAAGCCACGGATGTGCAGCGACCTGGCTATCGATGCCCTGTTGATGGCGGTGTGGCGGCGCAAGCCCAAGCAGGAAGTGATGATCCACTCCGACCAGGGCAGCCAGTTCAGCAGCTCGGACTGGCAGAGCTTCCTCAAGGCCAACAACCTGATCAGCAGCATGAGTCGACGCGGTAACTGCCACGACAACGCGGTGGCGGAAAGCTTTTTCCAGTTGCTGAAGCGGGAACGCATCCGACGAAAAACCTACGGCACCCGCGAAGAAGCCCGGAGTGATGTGTTCGATTACATCGAGATGTTTTATAACCCCAAACGCCGGCACAGCAGCGCTATGCAGCTATCGCCAGTGGAGTTTGAAAAGCGTTATTTCCAGAGCTTGGAGAGTGTCTAG
- a CDS encoding P-loop NTPase fold protein encodes MWVDNETDTDFLNFSGVADTVAEIVYQANGRPISIGVSGAWGAGKSSMIKLIQASLRNPPESGKKPEKDFVFVEFNAWLYQGYDDARAALMDVIASRLQEEAEARQTALDKVYELGERVNWLRVAKIMGGAAVSVAAGVPMPGLLGDAWGLAKQWWSGDVDQATIDATHEKAGKAADEANQLIKAKPKKPSPPKEIQALRENFEAVLDELGVTLVVLIDDLDRCLPETTISTLEAIRLFLFLRNTAFVIAADNEMIKHAVRRHFSGVPDDVLVTSYFDKLIQVPIRVPPLGTQEVRAYMMMLFTENSGLPKEEVESIRVKVRDQLRTTWQGGRVDRAFMQSLSKKYPAELIGKFDTAERLAAVMTSASGIHGNPRLIKRFLNALAIRMSISRAHGVGVDEAALVKLMLFERSGNPKAFEELMKAVASDKHGKPEMLAGWEADVKQGKDFTLNQPWDHPFVKEWLALPPALADKDLRGAIYVSREHAPIITDEDRLSSNAVELLTALLDSPDMAPQLKGALGQIAPLELSVIMDRLLDKAGNEQEWGVPPVLDAMLVIAGIDGLQGPRLAAFLKERPPAQIQAGIVPKLKDESWAKSVFDYWQSLDVSTPVKAAIRKLNGNVTK; translated from the coding sequence ATGTGGGTCGATAACGAAACAGATACGGATTTCCTCAATTTTTCCGGGGTTGCCGACACCGTTGCAGAGATTGTTTATCAGGCCAATGGGCGTCCCATTTCCATTGGGGTTTCTGGTGCTTGGGGGGCTGGCAAGTCCTCGATGATCAAGCTCATTCAGGCGTCGCTGCGCAACCCTCCGGAGTCGGGGAAAAAGCCTGAAAAAGATTTTGTTTTTGTCGAGTTCAATGCCTGGCTGTACCAAGGGTATGACGATGCCCGTGCGGCGTTGATGGACGTCATCGCGTCCCGTCTACAGGAAGAGGCCGAGGCGCGTCAGACAGCTCTAGACAAGGTTTACGAGCTGGGGGAGCGCGTAAATTGGCTACGGGTGGCCAAGATTATGGGGGGGGCGGCAGTTTCTGTCGCCGCCGGTGTGCCGATGCCTGGCCTGCTCGGTGATGCGTGGGGCCTTGCCAAGCAATGGTGGTCTGGCGACGTTGATCAGGCGACGATTGACGCAACCCATGAAAAAGCTGGGAAGGCGGCGGATGAGGCCAATCAGCTCATCAAAGCTAAACCCAAGAAGCCTTCGCCGCCCAAGGAGATCCAAGCACTTCGAGAGAATTTCGAGGCGGTGTTGGATGAGCTGGGCGTCACGCTCGTTGTGCTGATTGACGATCTGGATCGCTGTCTGCCCGAAACGACCATCTCGACCCTTGAGGCCATCAGGCTGTTCCTGTTCCTGCGCAACACGGCCTTCGTCATCGCGGCAGACAACGAGATGATCAAGCATGCGGTGCGCCGACATTTCAGCGGCGTTCCGGATGACGTGCTGGTCACCAGCTACTTCGACAAGCTAATCCAGGTTCCAATTCGGGTACCACCTCTGGGGACGCAGGAAGTCCGGGCGTACATGATGATGCTGTTCACCGAGAACAGTGGATTGCCCAAGGAGGAGGTCGAATCCATTCGCGTCAAAGTTCGCGATCAGCTTCGGACAACATGGCAAGGTGGTAGGGTCGACCGGGCCTTCATGCAGTCCCTGTCCAAGAAATACCCTGCGGAGCTGATCGGTAAATTCGACACCGCAGAGCGTCTTGCTGCGGTGATGACCTCGGCGTCAGGTATTCACGGCAATCCCCGGCTCATCAAGCGTTTTCTGAACGCCCTGGCGATCCGGATGAGCATCTCACGTGCCCACGGCGTGGGTGTCGATGAAGCGGCGCTGGTCAAGTTGATGTTGTTTGAGCGCAGCGGCAATCCGAAGGCCTTTGAAGAACTGATGAAAGCGGTTGCGTCGGATAAGCACGGCAAGCCCGAAATGCTCGCCGGTTGGGAAGCTGATGTGAAACAGGGTAAGGATTTCACCTTGAATCAGCCTTGGGATCACCCGTTTGTGAAGGAGTGGCTAGCCTTGCCACCTGCACTGGCGGACAAGGATTTGCGAGGTGCCATCTACGTCAGCCGCGAGCATGCACCGATCATCACGGACGAAGATCGTCTTTCTTCGAACGCTGTCGAGCTGCTGACCGCGCTGCTCGATTCGCCCGATATGGCACCTCAACTCAAGGGGGCGCTTGGGCAGATTGCCCCCCTAGAACTCAGCGTCATCATGGATCGACTGCTCGACAAGGCGGGCAACGAGCAGGAATGGGGCGTACCGCCCGTTCTGGACGCGATGCTGGTTATTGCTGGCATCGATGGATTGCAGGGCCCACGCCTCGCTGCGTTTTTGAAAGAGCGCCCGCCCGCACAGATCCAAGCTGGGATCGTTCCGAAGCTCAAAGATGAGAGTTGGGCGAAGTCTGTATTCGATTACTGGCAAAGCCTTGATGTCAGTACTCCTGTTAAGGCCGCGATAAGGAAGTTGAATGGGAACGTCACAAAATAG
- the qatC gene encoding Qat anti-phage system QueC-like protein QatC: MKFVCGPAGFQVRSVEQAMPVVIYGQAEKGQVSVGGYTRHLLEKAHLEISPQAWDFLSIALSVVAADFTDLRARSADGWTRTLELHIAVQDPVFWNAQARALEAALGFLTTDVWTFVFHPGGYRPPPQLQALHPREESVALLSGGMDSLIGAIDLVTQGVKPYAVSQVVRGDGKKQSDFAQSLGLSRIGLNHVARSPGPQEPSQRARSIVFLAFGLAVATSLDRYHQGGRVPLYICENGFIAINPPLTVTRLGSLSTRTAHPEYLGRLQQIFDAAGINVQIQNPYALKTKGEMMAGCLNQYLLKQHAVTSTSCGRFQRFGYKHCGRCVPCQVRRASFIRWGELRDSTPYVYGDLSIDNPQYGRFEDVRSVGMAVASVTQDGFDQWLGHSLFSPFITDRAGYRRMLGRGLDELAKLHAFYGLG; the protein is encoded by the coding sequence ATGAAGTTCGTATGTGGCCCTGCTGGATTTCAGGTGCGATCTGTCGAGCAGGCAATGCCGGTGGTGATCTATGGCCAGGCGGAAAAGGGACAAGTCAGTGTTGGAGGGTACACCCGTCACCTGCTTGAGAAGGCCCACTTGGAAATCTCACCTCAGGCATGGGATTTTCTGAGCATTGCTCTTTCCGTCGTCGCGGCAGATTTTACCGATCTGCGCGCCAGAAGCGCGGATGGCTGGACGCGTACGCTCGAACTTCACATCGCGGTTCAGGATCCTGTGTTCTGGAATGCCCAGGCACGAGCACTGGAAGCTGCGTTGGGTTTTCTGACGACCGATGTGTGGACGTTCGTTTTTCATCCGGGCGGCTATAGGCCACCTCCACAGTTGCAAGCATTGCATCCCCGAGAAGAGTCGGTTGCCTTGCTATCTGGGGGAATGGATAGCTTGATTGGCGCAATTGACCTGGTCACCCAGGGGGTGAAGCCTTACGCCGTCAGCCAGGTGGTCCGGGGTGACGGCAAGAAACAGAGCGATTTCGCTCAGAGTCTTGGATTGTCCAGGATCGGCCTCAATCACGTTGCCAGATCTCCGGGGCCTCAGGAGCCCTCTCAGCGGGCGCGATCCATCGTTTTCCTAGCATTTGGATTGGCCGTTGCGACGTCTCTTGATCGGTACCATCAGGGTGGTCGGGTGCCTCTCTACATTTGCGAGAATGGCTTCATCGCAATCAACCCGCCGTTGACCGTGACTCGACTTGGTAGCTTGAGCACCCGAACCGCACATCCTGAATACCTTGGTCGCTTACAGCAGATCTTCGATGCTGCTGGTATCAATGTTCAGATTCAGAACCCATACGCGCTGAAGACCAAGGGCGAGATGATGGCGGGATGTCTGAACCAATATCTGCTCAAGCAGCATGCTGTGACATCAACCAGCTGTGGGCGTTTTCAACGGTTTGGGTACAAGCATTGCGGACGATGTGTTCCGTGCCAGGTCAGAAGAGCCTCGTTCATTCGATGGGGCGAGCTGCGAGACAGCACACCATACGTCTATGGAGACCTGAGTATCGACAACCCTCAGTATGGGCGCTTCGAAGACGTTCGTTCTGTGGGGATGGCGGTGGCGAGCGTTACGCAGGACGGCTTTGATCAGTGGTTAGGGCACAGCCTTTTCTCTCCTTTCATTACTGACAGGGCTGGATATAGGCGAATGCTCGGTCGAGGCCTCGATGAGCTGGCGAAGTTGCACGCGTTCTATGGGCTTGGCTGA
- a CDS encoding helix-turn-helix transcriptional regulator, whose amino-acid sequence MHGQLTQWTRDIAAVLAQPPGHPQLRALADWLQRLGLADHVLFFVHEGRSPPLAMFDSLPPGLRPHLVGEYRAGLYGMDPFHVACRSAVADGLYSLGQLAEEGFGEGELFRRCHRQLGLGKALGFIVSLEGRGRAVLLLLHGGESGAEELRLLGSAAPVVEPVLRSAWAVYRREGGDGLDRVGAVIARFGRGVLTERECEVARLLLEGHTNASASQRLCISKGTVKVHRRNLYEKLAIGSQSELLALFVEALRRS is encoded by the coding sequence ATGCACGGACAGCTCACCCAATGGACCCGCGACATCGCCGCCGTCCTGGCGCAACCGCCGGGTCATCCTCAGCTACGGGCGCTCGCCGATTGGCTGCAACGCCTGGGCCTTGCCGATCACGTCCTGTTCTTCGTCCACGAAGGGCGTTCCCCTCCCTTGGCGATGTTCGACAGCCTGCCACCCGGTCTGCGGCCGCACCTGGTGGGCGAGTACCGGGCGGGGCTGTATGGGATGGACCCCTTCCATGTCGCCTGCCGCTCCGCTGTGGCGGATGGGCTGTACAGCCTTGGGCAGCTGGCGGAGGAGGGGTTCGGGGAAGGGGAGTTGTTCCGGCGTTGCCATCGTCAGTTGGGGTTGGGGAAAGCGCTCGGCTTTATCGTCAGTCTCGAGGGGCGGGGCAGGGCGGTGCTGCTCTTGTTGCACGGCGGGGAATCCGGCGCGGAGGAGTTGCGTTTGCTGGGTAGTGCGGCGCCAGTGGTGGAGCCGGTGCTGCGTTCGGCCTGGGCGGTGTATCGGCGCGAGGGGGGTGATGGGCTCGACCGGGTGGGGGCGGTGATCGCGCGCTTCGGCCGGGGTGTGCTGACGGAGCGCGAGTGCGAGGTGGCGCGGCTGCTGCTGGAGGGGCATACCAATGCCTCGGCGTCGCAGCGGCTGTGCATCAGCAAGGGGACGGTGAAGGTGCACCGGCGCAATCTCTACGAGAAGCTGGCCATCGGCAGCCAGTCGGAGTTGCTGGCGCTGTTCGTTGAGGCGTTGAGGCGCTCTTGA